A single genomic interval of Ramlibacter pinisoli harbors:
- a CDS encoding alpha/beta fold hydrolase — protein sequence MPTPTLDYVPCPDAAGGHRMAYWQWGDAAAGRVVVCVHGLSRQGRDFDVLAQALVDRSPDPIRVVCPDVVGRGRSDWLKDPRGYVQPTYVGDMVVLLEALHRQAPIADLSWFGSSMGGLIGLGLAGSPKLSLPSPVRRLVLNDVGPVIQWQALQRIGGYLGQTGRFETVGEAAHAMWTVSAGFGAHTAEQWLALSTPMVRPLDGGGWTLHYDPAIAVPFREVTEQSALQGAAGLWALYDAVKARTLLVRGARSDLLTHDTALAMTQRGPHARLVEIEGVGHAPTFVVPGQVDLATAFLLEP from the coding sequence ATGCCCACCCCTACGCTCGACTACGTACCGTGCCCGGACGCCGCCGGCGGCCATCGCATGGCGTACTGGCAATGGGGCGACGCCGCCGCCGGACGGGTGGTCGTCTGCGTGCACGGCCTGTCGCGCCAGGGGCGCGACTTCGACGTCCTGGCCCAGGCCCTGGTGGACCGCAGCCCCGACCCGATCCGCGTGGTCTGCCCCGACGTGGTGGGCCGCGGCCGCAGCGACTGGCTGAAGGATCCCCGCGGCTACGTCCAGCCGACCTACGTCGGCGACATGGTGGTTCTCCTGGAGGCCCTGCACCGGCAGGCGCCGATCGCCGACCTGTCGTGGTTCGGCTCCAGCATGGGCGGGCTCATCGGGCTGGGGCTGGCCGGGAGCCCGAAGCTGTCGCTGCCCTCGCCAGTGCGCCGGCTGGTGCTCAACGATGTCGGACCGGTGATCCAGTGGCAGGCGCTGCAGCGCATCGGCGGCTATCTGGGCCAGACCGGTCGCTTCGAAACGGTCGGGGAGGCCGCGCATGCCATGTGGACCGTGTCCGCCGGCTTCGGCGCCCACACCGCCGAGCAGTGGCTGGCGCTGTCGACGCCCATGGTGCGGCCGCTCGACGGTGGCGGCTGGACGCTGCACTACGACCCGGCGATCGCGGTGCCGTTCCGGGAGGTGACCGAGCAGTCCGCCTTGCAAGGGGCGGCTGGGCTCTGGGCCCTGTACGACGCCGTGAAGGCCCGCACGCTGCTGGTGCGTGGCGCCAGGTCGGACCTGCTGACGCACGACACGGCGCTGGCCATGACCCAGCGCGGCCCGCACGCGCGGCTGGTCGAGATCGAGGGGGTCGGCCACGCGCCCACCTTCGTCGTGCCCGGACAGGTCGACCTCGCCACCGCATTCCTGCTCGAACCATGA
- a CDS encoding 3-hydroxybutyrate dehydrogenase — protein sequence MLKGKTALVTGSTSGIGLGIAKSLAAQGANIVLNGFGDVEGPKAEVARLGVKVGYHGADMGKPADIEAMMAYAASTFGQVDILVNNAGIQHVAKVEDFPPDRWDAVIAINLSSAFHATRLALPAMKKANWGRIINVASVHGLVASAEKVAYVAAKHGIVGMTKVVALETATSGVTCNAICPGWVLTPLVQKQVDAKAAANGWSNEEATRQLLGEKEPSMQFTTPEELGELAVFFCSPAANNVRGVAWNMDGGWAAQ from the coding sequence ATGCTCAAAGGGAAAACCGCCCTCGTCACCGGCTCCACCAGCGGCATCGGGCTGGGCATCGCCAAGTCGCTGGCCGCCCAGGGCGCCAACATCGTGCTCAATGGATTCGGCGACGTCGAAGGCCCCAAGGCCGAGGTTGCCAGGCTCGGCGTCAAGGTCGGCTACCACGGCGCCGACATGGGCAAGCCGGCCGACATCGAGGCCATGATGGCCTACGCCGCCTCCACGTTCGGCCAGGTCGACATCCTCGTGAACAACGCCGGGATTCAGCACGTCGCCAAGGTCGAGGACTTTCCGCCCGACCGCTGGGATGCCGTCATCGCCATCAACCTGTCGAGCGCCTTCCACGCCACGCGGCTCGCGCTGCCCGCCATGAAGAAGGCCAACTGGGGCCGCATCATCAACGTCGCCTCGGTGCACGGCCTGGTGGCCTCGGCCGAAAAGGTGGCCTACGTCGCCGCCAAGCACGGCATCGTCGGCATGACCAAGGTGGTGGCGCTGGAGACGGCCACCTCCGGCGTCACCTGCAACGCCATCTGCCCCGGCTGGGTGCTCACGCCCCTGGTGCAGAAGCAGGTCGATGCCAAGGCCGCCGCCAACGGCTGGAGCAACGAGGAGGCCACGCGCCAGCTGCTCGGCGAGAAGGAGCCCTCGATGCAGTTCACCACGCCCGAGGAGCTCGGCGAGCTGGCGGTCTTCTTCTGCTCTCCGGCCGCCAACAACGTGCGCGGCGTGGCCTGGAACATGGACGGCGGCTGGGCCGCGCAGTAA
- a CDS encoding metallophosphoesterase, translating into MSLLLHLSDTHFGTELPHVVQALLALAHQRRPDVLVFSGDITQRAQVSQFEAARQFCRDLGIARMLALPGNHDIPLFDVAARLFRPYVRYLDAFGPTLEPVLETDAFLLIGVNTTRASMHKNGAVSPVQAARVANRLRQARGGQLRVVVTHQPAEVGRPEDVHDRLREAEPALQAWSAAGADLVLGGHIHLPYVLDLAARETPTPRAMWCVQAGTAVSSRVRHGTSNSVNFIEWRQHRGAERRHCLLERWDYDERAGAFTAASTRTLALA; encoded by the coding sequence GTGAGCCTGCTGCTGCACCTGTCGGACACCCACTTCGGCACCGAACTGCCGCACGTGGTGCAGGCGCTGCTGGCGCTGGCGCACCAGCGGCGCCCCGACGTGCTGGTGTTCAGCGGCGACATCACCCAGCGCGCCCAGGTGTCCCAGTTCGAGGCGGCCCGGCAGTTCTGCCGCGACCTGGGCATTGCGCGGATGCTGGCGCTGCCCGGCAACCACGACATCCCGCTGTTCGACGTCGCTGCCCGGCTGTTCCGGCCCTACGTCCGTTACCTCGATGCATTCGGCCCGACGCTGGAGCCCGTGCTCGAGACCGACGCGTTCCTCCTCATCGGCGTGAACACCACGCGCGCCTCGATGCACAAGAACGGCGCGGTGTCGCCGGTGCAGGCCGCCCGGGTAGCCAACCGGCTGCGCCAGGCGCGCGGCGGCCAGTTGCGGGTCGTCGTGACGCACCAGCCGGCCGAAGTCGGCCGGCCGGAGGACGTGCACGACCGGTTGCGCGAGGCCGAGCCGGCGCTGCAGGCGTGGTCGGCAGCCGGCGCCGATCTGGTGCTGGGCGGGCACATCCATCTGCCCTACGTGCTGGACCTGGCGGCGCGCGAGACCCCGACGCCGCGGGCGATGTGGTGCGTGCAGGCGGGCACGGCCGTGTCGTCACGGGTGCGGCACGGCACCTCGAACTCCGTCAACTTCATCGAATGGCGGCAGCACCGCGGCGCCGAACGGCGCCACTGCCTCCTGGAGCGCTGGGACTACGACGAGCGGGCGGGGGCCTTCACGGCCGCCTCGACCCGCACGCTGGCGCTGGCCTGA
- a CDS encoding diacylglycerol/lipid kinase family protein yields the protein MQAAQADDISADTVAGQVPELLVVSNPGSGAQDGQARREALATVFREQGRAFRFIDVDGPGDLEEASRRAAEEARGRKGVIVAVGGDGTINTVAQAAWRAGCALGVLPQGTFNLFGRDHGIAQDLEQAARMLLRARPRPVAVGEVNGRLFLVNASVGLYPQLLEDREVFKQQFGRRRWVAVLAGLVTIFEWRRQLTLEFERDGQAVVVRTPTLFVGNNRLQLERIGLPAEVVARVGEGELAAVMARPIGTGRMVLLMLRGAIGRLGEAEQVDSFAFRSLTVKVVGMRKLKLAADGEVGVMAPPLRFSVASRPLLLMVPRDEDRVPVA from the coding sequence ATGCAGGCCGCGCAAGCCGACGACATTTCCGCCGACACCGTGGCGGGCCAGGTACCCGAACTGTTGGTGGTGTCCAACCCGGGTTCGGGCGCACAGGATGGCCAGGCCCGGCGCGAGGCGCTGGCTACGGTGTTCCGTGAGCAAGGCCGTGCCTTCCGGTTCATCGACGTCGACGGGCCGGGTGACCTGGAGGAGGCGAGCCGGCGTGCCGCCGAGGAAGCGCGGGGCCGCAAGGGCGTGATCGTCGCCGTCGGCGGCGACGGCACCATCAACACGGTGGCCCAGGCGGCGTGGCGGGCCGGCTGCGCGCTCGGCGTCCTGCCGCAAGGCACCTTCAACCTGTTCGGCCGCGACCACGGCATCGCGCAGGACCTGGAGCAGGCGGCCCGCATGCTGCTGCGGGCACGGCCCCGTCCGGTGGCGGTGGGCGAGGTCAATGGCCGGCTGTTCCTGGTGAACGCCAGTGTCGGGCTCTATCCGCAGTTGCTGGAGGACCGGGAGGTCTTCAAGCAGCAGTTCGGGCGCCGCCGCTGGGTGGCGGTGCTGGCCGGCCTGGTGACCATCTTCGAATGGCGTCGGCAGCTGACGCTGGAATTCGAGCGCGACGGCCAGGCGGTCGTGGTGCGCACGCCGACCCTGTTCGTCGGCAACAACCGCCTGCAGCTCGAGCGCATCGGCCTGCCGGCCGAGGTAGTGGCCCGGGTCGGGGAGGGCGAACTCGCGGCGGTCATGGCCCGACCCATCGGCACCGGGCGCATGGTGCTGCTGATGCTGCGCGGCGCGATCGGCCGGCTGGGCGAGGCCGAGCAGGTGGACAGCTTCGCGTTCCGTTCGCTCACCGTGAAGGTGGTGGGCATGCGCAAGCTCAAGCTGGCCGCGGACGGCGAAGTCGGCGTGATGGCACCGCCGCTGCGGTTTTCGGTCGCATCGCGCCCGTTGCTGCTGATGGTGCCGCGCGACGAGGACCGGGTACCCGTGGCGTGA
- a CDS encoding SIMPL domain-containing protein (The SIMPL domain is named for its presence in mouse protein SIMPL (signalling molecule that associates with mouse pelle-like kinase). Bacterial member BP26, from Brucella, was shown to assemble into a channel-like structure, while YggE from E. coli has been associated with resistance to oxidative stress.) gives MRRITRPLALAACLATTASWAAAQVLPVPENVVQLAASATVEVPQDLLVLQLQATREGSDAAQVQSQLKAVLEAALADARRSAQPGQLDVRTGAFTVGPRHGRDGRISAWQGTAELILEGTDFARMGQLAGRLPGMAVSSSSFRLSRPAREAAEREAQGQAVSAFRARAAELAKGFGFPAYTLREVSVQALDQGLPPRPRVMAMEAKAAGDAPVPLEAGKANVVVNVSGSVQLR, from the coding sequence ATGCGTCGAATCACCCGTCCCCTGGCCCTCGCGGCCTGCCTCGCCACCACCGCCTCCTGGGCCGCCGCGCAGGTGCTGCCGGTCCCCGAAAACGTCGTGCAGCTGGCCGCCAGCGCGACCGTCGAAGTCCCGCAGGACCTCCTGGTCCTGCAGTTGCAGGCCACCCGCGAGGGCAGCGATGCCGCGCAGGTGCAGTCGCAGTTGAAGGCGGTGCTGGAGGCGGCGCTGGCCGATGCCCGCCGCTCGGCGCAGCCGGGCCAGCTGGACGTGCGCACCGGAGCCTTCACCGTGGGTCCGCGCCATGGCCGCGATGGGCGCATCAGCGCCTGGCAGGGCACGGCCGAGCTCATCCTCGAAGGCACGGACTTCGCGCGCATGGGGCAACTGGCCGGTCGCCTGCCGGGCATGGCCGTGTCGTCGTCGAGCTTCCGGCTGAGCCGTCCTGCGCGCGAGGCGGCGGAACGTGAGGCGCAGGGCCAGGCCGTGTCGGCCTTCCGTGCTCGCGCGGCGGAGCTGGCCAAGGGCTTCGGCTTTCCGGCGTACACCCTGCGCGAAGTCTCCGTCCAGGCGCTGGACCAGGGCCTGCCGCCGCGCCCGCGCGTGATGGCGATGGAGGCCAAGGCGGCCGGCGACGCCCCGGTGCCGCTCGAGGCGGGCAAGGCCAACGTGGTCGTCAACGTCTCCGGTTCCGTCCAGTTGCGCTGA
- the ompR gene encoding two-component system response regulator OmpR has product MTQAAARTDKILVVDDDARIRDLLRRYLTQEGFEVILAEDGKALNRLMLRETADLIVLDLMMPGEDGLSICRRLRAANDRTPIIMLTAKGEDVDRIVGLEVGADDYLGKPFNPRELLARVHAVLRRRPAQEAPGAPSSENEVVTFGPFAFDLGARTLRKNGDELPLTTGEFAMLKALVRHPRQPLSREKLAQLARGREFEPFDRSLDVQVSRLRKLVELDPASPRYIQTVWGVGYVFVPDGAG; this is encoded by the coding sequence ATGACACAAGCTGCAGCCCGCACTGACAAGATCCTCGTGGTCGATGACGATGCGCGCATCCGCGACCTGCTCAGGCGGTACCTGACCCAGGAAGGCTTCGAGGTCATCCTGGCCGAGGACGGAAAGGCGCTCAACCGCCTGATGCTGCGGGAGACCGCCGACCTCATCGTTCTCGATCTCATGATGCCGGGCGAGGATGGGCTGTCCATCTGCCGCCGGCTGCGGGCCGCCAACGACCGCACCCCCATCATCATGCTCACGGCCAAGGGCGAGGACGTGGACCGCATCGTCGGCCTCGAGGTCGGCGCCGACGACTACCTCGGCAAACCGTTCAACCCGCGCGAGCTGCTGGCCCGGGTGCACGCGGTGCTGCGCCGCCGCCCCGCGCAGGAAGCCCCGGGCGCGCCGTCCAGCGAGAACGAGGTGGTCACCTTCGGCCCCTTCGCCTTCGACCTCGGCGCGCGCACCTTGCGCAAGAACGGCGACGAGCTGCCGCTCACCACGGGTGAGTTCGCGATGCTCAAGGCGCTGGTGCGCCACCCGCGCCAGCCCCTGTCGCGCGAGAAGCTTGCGCAGCTGGCCCGCGGCCGCGAGTTCGAGCCGTTCGACCGCAGCCTGGACGTGCAGGTGTCGCGCCTGCGCAAGCTGGTCGAGCTCGATCCGGCTTCGCCCCGCTACATCCAGACGGTCTGGGGCGTGGGTTACGTGTTCGTACCGGACGGCGCGGGTTGA
- a CDS encoding sensor histidine kinase, whose translation MIRGEFIEVTSPAPLETAPAPLDMRPRVGLSLFWRTFFLLSLLLIGSIVAWLQTFRALEFEPRAVQTAQQIASLVNLSRAALRYSDAIARVSLIKTLAEQEGVRILPAKPTDVYMTVDDLSLDDRIADELLGRIGPGTVLASAVNGEKGFWVGFKIDSDSYWLLLDRNRFTKVGGRTWLIWLITAAGLSLAGAALIARLINRPLKQLSFAASRVRDGDFDASRLDEKAVTSEIREVNIGFNRMAQQLAKIEQDRAVMLAGISHDLRTPLARLRLETEMSVADADAREHMAADIDQLDAIIDKFLDYARPDHAELKPVSLRDVVEACVYAVQDNEDMRIHVDVPKNLFVLADEVELARVVSNLLENARRYGKTPETGIAKVDIAAKARNEWVLLKVRDHGMGVAPEALPNLIKPFFRGDAARTAATGAGLGLAIVDKTVQRMGGIFALANTTSGGLAAHIKLQKPRAPQAADGQPEQLQRETSDD comes from the coding sequence ATGATCCGAGGGGAATTCATCGAAGTCACCAGCCCGGCGCCGCTCGAGACGGCTCCGGCTCCGCTGGACATGCGCCCGCGGGTCGGGCTGTCGCTGTTCTGGCGCACCTTCTTCCTGCTCTCGCTGCTCCTCATCGGGTCCATCGTGGCCTGGCTGCAGACGTTCCGGGCGCTCGAGTTCGAGCCGCGGGCGGTGCAGACGGCCCAGCAGATCGCGTCGCTGGTAAACCTGAGCCGGGCCGCCCTGCGCTACTCCGACGCCATCGCCCGCGTCTCGCTCATCAAGACCCTGGCCGAGCAGGAAGGCGTGCGCATCCTGCCGGCCAAGCCGACCGACGTGTACATGACCGTCGACGACCTGTCGCTGGACGACCGCATCGCCGACGAGCTGCTGGGCCGCATCGGTCCCGGCACCGTGCTGGCGTCGGCGGTCAACGGCGAGAAGGGCTTCTGGGTCGGCTTCAAGATCGACTCCGATTCCTACTGGCTGCTGCTGGACCGCAACCGCTTCACCAAGGTGGGCGGCCGCACCTGGCTCATCTGGCTCATCACGGCTGCCGGCCTGTCACTGGCCGGTGCCGCCCTCATCGCCCGGCTGATCAACCGCCCGCTCAAGCAGCTGTCGTTCGCCGCCAGCCGGGTGCGCGACGGCGACTTCGATGCCAGCCGCCTGGATGAGAAGGCCGTCACCAGCGAGATCCGCGAGGTGAACATCGGCTTCAACCGAATGGCGCAGCAGCTGGCCAAGATCGAGCAGGACCGGGCCGTCATGCTGGCCGGCATCTCGCACGACCTGCGCACGCCCCTGGCCCGCCTGCGCCTGGAAACCGAGATGAGCGTCGCCGACGCCGACGCGCGCGAGCACATGGCCGCCGACATCGACCAGCTCGACGCCATCATCGACAAGTTCCTCGACTACGCCCGGCCCGACCACGCCGAGCTCAAGCCGGTCTCGCTGCGCGACGTGGTCGAGGCCTGCGTCTACGCGGTGCAGGACAACGAGGACATGCGCATTCACGTCGACGTGCCGAAGAACCTCTTCGTGCTGGCCGACGAGGTCGAGCTCGCCCGCGTGGTGTCCAACCTGCTCGAGAACGCGCGGCGCTACGGCAAGACGCCCGAGACCGGCATCGCCAAGGTCGACATCGCAGCCAAGGCGCGCAACGAATGGGTGCTGCTGAAGGTGCGCGACCATGGCATGGGCGTGGCACCGGAAGCGCTGCCCAACCTCATCAAGCCGTTCTTCCGTGGCGACGCCGCCCGCACCGCCGCCACCGGCGCCGGCCTGGGCCTGGCCATCGTCGACAAGACGGTGCAGCGCATGGGCGGCATCTTCGCGCTGGCCAACACCACCTCGGGCGGGCTGGCGGCGCACATCAAGCTGCAGAAGCCGAGGGCGCCGCAGGCGGCCGACGGCCAGCCCGAGCAGCTGCAGCGCGAGACCTCCGACGACTAG
- the ispF gene encoding 2-C-methyl-D-erythritol 2,4-cyclodiphosphate synthase: MTIRIGEGWDVHALVPGRPLILGGVTIPYGRGLLGHSDADALLHAITDAVLGAAGLGDIGRHFPDTDERFRGADSVLLLEEAVRRVGAAGWQVGNVDSTVVAQAPKLAPHIDAMRTRIAKALGVDAAQVNVKAKTAEKLGPVGQGQSIEARAVALLVRAGS; encoded by the coding sequence ATGACCATCCGCATCGGCGAAGGCTGGGACGTGCACGCGCTCGTGCCGGGCCGCCCGCTCATCCTCGGCGGCGTGACCATCCCCTACGGCCGCGGGCTGCTCGGGCACTCGGACGCCGACGCCCTGCTGCACGCGATCACCGATGCGGTGCTGGGGGCCGCCGGCCTGGGCGACATCGGCCGCCATTTCCCCGACACCGACGAGCGCTTCCGCGGCGCCGACTCGGTGCTGCTGCTGGAGGAGGCCGTGCGGCGGGTGGGTGCGGCCGGCTGGCAGGTCGGCAACGTCGACAGCACCGTCGTGGCCCAGGCGCCCAAGCTGGCGCCGCACATCGACGCCATGCGCACGCGCATCGCCAAGGCGCTGGGCGTGGACGCTGCCCAGGTGAACGTCAAGGCCAAGACGGCCGAAAAGCTCGGCCCGGTGGGACAGGGCCAGAGCATCGAGGCCCGGGCGGTGGCGCTGCTGGTGCGCGCCGGTTCCTAG
- the ispD gene encoding 2-C-methyl-D-erythritol 4-phosphate cytidylyltransferase, producing MAPISMPAHPSDSPVRFHAVLPCAGTGSRAGTEGPKQYEPLAGRMLVLHTLAALAQVRRLASLLVMVAPDDRRMPAGSGYTVVACGGATRAQTVANGLDELHRRGASENDWVLVHDAARCLVTPALVDRLIDACADDTVGGLLAQPLADTLKEEAGGRVAATLPRQGKWLAQTPQMFRLGLLRRALAEAGPGVTDEASAIEALGLQARLVQGSAQNFKVTWPEDFALARAVLESRTT from the coding sequence ATGGCCCCCATCTCCATGCCGGCCCATCCTTCCGATTCCCCTGTGCGGTTCCACGCCGTGCTGCCGTGCGCAGGAACCGGCAGCCGCGCCGGCACCGAAGGCCCCAAGCAATACGAACCGCTCGCCGGGCGGATGCTGGTGCTGCACACGCTGGCCGCCCTGGCGCAGGTCCGGCGCCTCGCGTCGCTGCTGGTGATGGTCGCGCCGGACGACCGGCGCATGCCGGCCGGCAGCGGCTACACCGTGGTGGCATGCGGCGGCGCCACCCGCGCGCAGACCGTGGCCAACGGCCTGGACGAACTGCACCGGCGCGGCGCGTCGGAGAACGACTGGGTGCTGGTGCACGACGCGGCGCGCTGCCTGGTCACGCCGGCCCTGGTCGACCGCCTCATCGATGCCTGCGCCGACGACACCGTCGGCGGTTTGCTGGCCCAGCCCCTGGCCGACACGCTGAAGGAGGAGGCCGGCGGGCGCGTGGCCGCCACGCTGCCGCGCCAGGGCAAGTGGCTGGCGCAGACGCCGCAGATGTTCCGCCTCGGCCTGCTGCGCCGGGCGCTGGCCGAGGCCGGCCCGGGCGTGACGGACGAGGCGTCGGCCATCGAGGCGCTCGGCTTGCAAGCCCGGCTGGTGCAGGGCAGCGCGCAGAACTTCAAGGTGACGTGGCCGGAGGATTTCGCCCTGGCCCGCGCCGTGCTCGAAAGCAGGACGACATGA